The proteins below are encoded in one region of Alistipes communis:
- a CDS encoding vWA domain-containing protein, giving the protein MTFHNPHLLWLLTLLLPAAGYYLYRLRKGGAALRISSVAGVLKAPRTVRYYLRHAPFVLRMAALATLVVALARPQSAEQNTRTNTDGIDIMLALDVSGSMLARDFRPDRLEAAKEVAGSFISDRYGDRIGLVVFAGEAFTQSPLTADQSTLLTLLGRVRSGLIEDGTAIGNGLATAINRLRESDAKSKVIILLTDGVNNRGEIAPVMAAEIAKEQGIRVYTIGVGSRGTAPTPAIDMFGNMTFVQAKVEIDEKTLQEIADATGGRYFRATDNEKLRAIYDEINRLEKSKVEVADFTTYTEEYLRWVLAALALLAVEFLIRTLILKRIP; this is encoded by the coding sequence ATGACGTTTCATAATCCACATCTGCTGTGGCTGCTCACGCTGCTCCTGCCGGCGGCAGGCTATTACCTCTACCGGTTGCGGAAGGGCGGAGCGGCGTTGCGCATCTCGTCGGTAGCGGGCGTGCTCAAAGCGCCGCGTACCGTTCGCTACTACCTGCGCCATGCCCCCTTCGTGCTGCGCATGGCGGCGCTGGCGACGCTCGTAGTGGCATTGGCGCGCCCCCAGTCGGCGGAACAGAACACCCGCACCAATACCGACGGTATCGACATCATGCTGGCGCTCGACGTATCGGGATCGATGTTGGCGCGCGACTTCCGCCCCGACCGCCTCGAAGCGGCCAAGGAGGTGGCCGGATCGTTCATCTCCGACCGCTACGGCGACCGGATCGGACTGGTGGTCTTCGCGGGCGAAGCCTTCACGCAGAGCCCGCTGACCGCCGACCAGTCGACGCTGCTCACGTTGCTGGGGCGCGTGCGCAGCGGGTTGATCGAGGACGGCACGGCCATCGGCAACGGACTGGCGACAGCCATCAACCGCCTGCGCGAGAGCGATGCCAAATCGAAGGTCATCATCCTGCTGACCGACGGCGTGAACAACCGCGGCGAGATCGCTCCGGTCATGGCGGCCGAAATCGCCAAGGAGCAGGGCATCCGGGTCTACACGATCGGAGTCGGATCGCGCGGTACGGCCCCCACGCCCGCGATCGACATGTTCGGCAACATGACCTTCGTGCAGGCCAAGGTCGAAATCGACGAAAAGACCCTCCAAGAGATCGCCGACGCCACCGGCGGCCGCTACTTCCGCGCCACGGACAACGAGAAGCTGCGCGCGATCTACGACGAGATCAACCGCCTCGAAAAGAGCAAAGTCGAGGTAGCCGACTTCACGACCTACACCGAAGAGTACCTGCGGTGGGTATTGGCGGCGCTGGCGCTGCTCGCCGTGGAATTTCTGATTCGCACCCTGATTCTTAAACGCATTCCGTAA
- a CDS encoding VWA domain-containing protein — MFRFAHPEYLYLLLAAPALVALFAWALYDRRRRLARFGDPATVATLMPDASTGRMKLKFILFTTAVILVILAAARPQFGSKLREQKSEGIEMMLAVDISNSMLAEDFEPNRLERTKYAINKLFDGLEQDRVGVIVFAGDATVQLPITSDYRMAKAFAKRISPSMASVQGTSIGKALSLAEMSFSSGSGDSRVIILITDGEDHEGNVMQAAERAAEQGIRIFTIGIGTPEGAPIEIGGEFIKDEKGDMVVSKLDEKMLQEIARITGGAYIRATKQSIGLDEIVRAINDMEQSELSTVRFEEYNEQFQYLIAVAFALLLVEFWLLDRRNPLLARFNIFREQRTDTDNYNPYNR; from the coding sequence ATGTTTCGTTTCGCACATCCCGAATACCTCTACCTGCTGCTGGCCGCGCCCGCACTCGTCGCCCTCTTCGCATGGGCGCTCTACGACCGCCGGCGGCGGCTGGCCCGCTTCGGAGACCCGGCGACGGTAGCCACGCTTATGCCCGACGCCTCGACGGGCCGCATGAAACTGAAATTCATCCTCTTCACGACGGCCGTCATCCTCGTGATCCTCGCCGCCGCACGGCCGCAGTTCGGCTCGAAGCTGCGCGAACAGAAGAGCGAGGGCATCGAGATGATGCTCGCGGTGGACATCTCCAATTCGATGCTGGCCGAAGATTTCGAACCCAACCGCCTCGAACGAACGAAATACGCGATCAACAAGCTATTCGACGGACTGGAACAGGATCGCGTCGGGGTGATCGTCTTCGCAGGCGACGCCACCGTACAGCTGCCGATCACCTCCGACTACCGCATGGCCAAAGCCTTCGCCAAACGGATTTCGCCCTCGATGGCCTCCGTGCAGGGAACGTCGATCGGCAAGGCGCTGTCGCTGGCCGAGATGTCCTTTTCGAGCGGCAGCGGCGATTCGCGCGTCATCATCCTCATCACCGACGGCGAGGATCACGAGGGCAACGTGATGCAGGCCGCCGAACGGGCCGCCGAGCAGGGTATCCGGATCTTCACGATCGGCATCGGCACGCCCGAAGGCGCCCCGATCGAGATCGGCGGGGAGTTCATCAAGGACGAAAAGGGCGACATGGTGGTCTCGAAACTCGACGAGAAGATGTTGCAGGAGATCGCCCGGATCACCGGCGGGGCCTACATCCGCGCCACCAAGCAGTCGATCGGGCTGGACGAGATCGTACGCGCGATCAACGACATGGAGCAGTCGGAACTGTCGACCGTCCGTTTCGAAGAGTACAACGAACAGTTCCAGTACCTCATCGCGGTCGCCTTCGCGCTGCTGCTCGTCGAATTCTGGCTGCTCGACCGCCGCAATCCGCTGCTGGCGCGTTTCAACATCTTCCGCGAGCAACGCACCGACACCGACAACTACAATCCCTATAACCGATGA
- a CDS encoding S1/P1 nuclease: protein MKKPFLLLSLLLTFGLHADCAAWGTVGHRAIAEVAQRHLTPKAKAAIERYTGGTPLAEYAVFMDEVAADPRYKEPFRGWHASIADAECNSPAEVREKYRKGRDGVTGAETLTAALKNYRELDDSVVLTYIKCIVHMVADFHCPAHVRYTDAHNEGKFDVTFFGKPKTLHSVWDSGVIARIHPGWSYEHYADYLDNASKREIRRMTEGSYRQWFEDAARDVRPSIDWVAPGDTLGEEFMAKAAPLAEQQLRKASYRLAAALNRIFGE, encoded by the coding sequence ATGAAAAAGCCCTTTCTGCTTCTCTCGCTCCTGCTGACCTTCGGCCTGCACGCCGACTGCGCGGCATGGGGAACGGTCGGCCATCGCGCGATCGCCGAAGTAGCCCAACGCCACCTCACCCCGAAGGCCAAAGCGGCCATCGAACGATACACCGGCGGCACGCCGCTCGCAGAATACGCCGTTTTCATGGACGAAGTGGCCGCCGACCCGCGCTACAAGGAACCTTTCCGCGGCTGGCACGCCTCGATCGCCGACGCGGAGTGCAACTCCCCCGCCGAAGTGCGGGAGAAATACCGCAAGGGACGCGACGGCGTGACCGGAGCGGAGACGCTGACCGCAGCATTGAAGAACTACCGTGAACTGGACGATTCGGTGGTACTCACCTATATTAAATGTATCGTACACATGGTCGCCGATTTCCACTGTCCGGCACACGTGCGGTACACCGACGCCCACAACGAAGGGAAGTTCGACGTGACCTTCTTCGGCAAACCCAAAACGCTGCACAGCGTCTGGGATTCGGGCGTCATCGCCCGAATCCATCCGGGATGGAGTTACGAACATTATGCCGACTACCTCGACAACGCCTCCAAGCGCGAAATCCGGCGAATGACCGAAGGATCGTACCGCCAGTGGTTCGAAGACGCCGCACGCGACGTACGCCCCTCGATCGACTGGGTAGCGCCGGGCGACACGCTGGGCGAGGAGTTCATGGCAAAAGCCGCACCGCTGGCCGAGCAGCAGCTCCGCAAGGCGTCGTACCGGTTGGCCGCAGCCCTCAACCGGATTTTCGGAGAGTGA
- a CDS encoding WG repeat-containing protein has product MNRKHFLRILSAALLPALLSACAAQRPELYAMRNGGSHQPFYFTDRYGELAFREFYDWAGQFVGDRAVVERDGKWGYIDRSGETVVPFRYDWAGSFGQYGFDEEVAMVKTGTDRDRIPLYTPCPTALIDRDGERITPVYGFMTPIVGGVSFVNDGRKFHGVGRDLLASDGKWGCVDRRGRLVVACEYELAYPLFDRFAFVRKDGKWGVLDRRGRLIVPCRYDAGYYRAGIYVLDTLFDTQDTPPTDGANPAVRGEFEEGRIYMIADGCAEAFDMKGRKIGK; this is encoded by the coding sequence ATGAATCGGAAACATTTTCTGCGAATCCTTTCTGCCGCTCTTCTTCCGGCGCTTCTGTCGGCTTGCGCGGCGCAGCGCCCTGAGCTCTATGCCATGCGTAACGGCGGCAGTCATCAACCGTTTTATTTTACGGATCGTTACGGCGAACTCGCCTTCCGCGAGTTTTACGACTGGGCCGGTCAGTTCGTCGGCGATCGTGCCGTCGTCGAACGGGACGGCAAATGGGGGTATATCGACCGGAGCGGCGAAACGGTCGTCCCGTTCCGGTACGATTGGGCCGGAAGTTTCGGCCAATACGGTTTCGACGAGGAGGTGGCGATGGTGAAGACGGGGACGGATCGGGATCGGATTCCCCTCTACACGCCGTGTCCCACGGCGTTGATCGATCGCGACGGCGAACGGATCACACCCGTCTACGGTTTCATGACCCCGATTGTTGGCGGGGTGTCGTTCGTCAACGACGGACGGAAGTTCCACGGCGTCGGGCGGGACCTGCTCGCTTCCGACGGGAAATGGGGCTGTGTCGATCGTCGGGGTCGGTTGGTCGTCGCCTGCGAGTACGAGCTGGCCTATCCCCTGTTCGATCGTTTCGCCTTCGTGCGTAAAGATGGAAAATGGGGCGTACTGGATCGACGCGGCCGGTTGATCGTTCCCTGCCGCTACGATGCGGGGTATTATCGAGCGGGAATTTATGTGCTCGACACGCTCTTCGATACGCAGGACACTCCGCCGACGGACGGTGCGAATCCCGCTGTGCGCGGCGAGTTCGAAGAGGGGCGCATCTACATGATCGCGGACGGGTGTGCGGAGGCGTTCGACATGAAGGGCCGGAAGATCGGAAAATAG
- the deoC gene encoding deoxyribose-phosphate aldolase: protein MEYANHLSEYAPAPSEAQVAEEVARIRAAAKGYETDEVYRLCYSAIDLTTLSCSDSVESVTAFARKAVEFYTNYPAIANVASICIYPPFVETVGLAVDDTPMRITSVAGGFPSSQTFLEVKMLETAMAVENGADEIDIVINVGKMLEGHYDEVANEVEVLRGEAGEDVVLKVILETGALKTPELIRRAALLAMFAGADFVKTSTGKIDVAATPEAAVVMCRAIRDYYDKTGRMVGFKPAGGVRSAADAVLYYTVVREILGERWLTPQFFRIGASSVANALLSAIVGEPVKYY from the coding sequence ATGGAGTACGCAAATCATCTATCGGAATATGCTCCGGCCCCGAGCGAAGCGCAGGTGGCCGAAGAGGTCGCACGCATTCGGGCAGCCGCGAAGGGATACGAAACGGACGAGGTTTACAGGCTTTGCTATTCGGCCATCGACCTGACGACCCTTTCGTGCAGCGATTCGGTGGAGTCGGTGACGGCTTTTGCACGGAAGGCCGTGGAGTTCTATACGAATTATCCCGCGATCGCCAATGTCGCGTCCATCTGTATCTATCCGCCGTTCGTCGAAACGGTCGGGCTCGCCGTGGACGATACGCCGATGCGCATTACGAGCGTCGCGGGCGGATTTCCTTCGTCGCAGACCTTTCTGGAAGTGAAGATGCTCGAAACGGCGATGGCCGTCGAGAACGGAGCCGACGAGATCGACATCGTCATCAACGTCGGCAAGATGCTCGAAGGACATTACGACGAGGTGGCCAACGAAGTCGAAGTGTTGCGCGGCGAGGCCGGCGAAGACGTGGTGTTGAAGGTGATTCTGGAAACGGGTGCGTTGAAGACGCCCGAGCTGATCCGCCGCGCCGCGTTGTTGGCGATGTTCGCCGGCGCCGATTTCGTCAAGACGTCGACGGGCAAGATCGACGTGGCGGCGACTCCCGAAGCGGCGGTGGTGATGTGCCGTGCCATTCGAGACTACTACGACAAGACGGGCCGCATGGTCGGCTTCAAGCCTGCCGGCGGCGTGCGTTCGGCGGCCGACGCGGTGCTCTACTATACGGTCGTTCGGGAGATTCTGGGCGAGCGGTGGCTCACGCCGCAGTTCTTCCGTATCGGTGCGTCGTCGGTAGCCAACGCCCTGTTGTCGGCGATCGTCGGCGAGCCGGTCAAATACTATTAG
- a CDS encoding tetratricopeptide repeat protein: MGKKQDEVTYSCTPKVLTLNNGVVSADITVNFPAAYFNKKATLRLTPVIVFEGGEVAGTPKYVQGEKVNDNYTVISADNGGTYTQHVEFPYDDRMEQSELRVLIESKCNGASEYVMFNAATGKPVTKEEAAVLANPKSAEAMALRAQCGVFIAEGVNTMQRDFNFGDAAATAANNYKRTTNQVDKAEILYKINSSVVNQKALKENEQLSEFEKTAVANKENDRIAQSLYVNGYASPDGPEKFNDKLASARSETGRKAVEKILAEYGFNIDAAGYGEDWEGFKEMVEKSNIQDKDLILQVLSMYDSSAERENQIKNMSSVYGELKEDVLPKLRRAQLVNNMEITGKSDAEMQALVNSGKLDELNNEELLHVATLIEDNALKAKVLEYAAKKYDDSRAYTNLGAAYLQMDDADKALAALTQAVKLGGNTQELNSNLALANLAAGNVDEAKKYAAAADAQTKSLIAAAQGQYGDAAAKLKGYNAAVAAVMNNDLSAAKKALAGENSADADYLRAVIATKEGDMKTAGAQLKAAVAKDSALAKKASKDVNLKPLFKSGFKF; this comes from the coding sequence ATGGGTAAGAAACAGGATGAGGTTACTTACTCGTGCACGCCGAAGGTGCTGACGCTCAACAACGGCGTCGTGAGCGCCGACATTACGGTGAACTTCCCGGCAGCTTACTTCAACAAGAAAGCTACGTTGCGTCTGACGCCGGTGATCGTGTTCGAGGGCGGCGAAGTGGCCGGTACTCCGAAATACGTCCAGGGCGAGAAGGTGAATGACAACTATACCGTTATTTCGGCTGACAACGGCGGTACCTACACGCAGCATGTCGAATTCCCCTACGACGACCGTATGGAGCAGAGCGAGTTGCGCGTTTTGATCGAGAGCAAGTGCAACGGCGCCAGCGAGTACGTGATGTTCAACGCCGCTACGGGCAAACCCGTGACGAAGGAGGAAGCGGCCGTGCTGGCCAATCCGAAGTCGGCCGAGGCCATGGCGCTGCGCGCTCAGTGCGGCGTGTTCATCGCCGAGGGCGTCAACACGATGCAGAGGGATTTCAACTTCGGCGACGCTGCCGCTACGGCTGCCAACAACTACAAGCGTACGACGAATCAGGTAGACAAGGCCGAGATCCTCTACAAGATCAACAGCTCGGTGGTGAACCAGAAGGCGCTCAAAGAGAACGAACAGCTCTCCGAGTTCGAGAAGACCGCTGTGGCCAACAAGGAGAACGACCGCATCGCGCAGAGCCTCTATGTGAACGGCTACGCTTCGCCCGACGGTCCTGAGAAGTTCAACGACAAGCTGGCCAGCGCACGTAGCGAAACCGGTCGCAAGGCCGTCGAGAAGATCCTGGCCGAGTACGGTTTCAATATCGACGCTGCCGGTTACGGCGAGGACTGGGAAGGTTTCAAGGAGATGGTCGAGAAGTCGAACATCCAGGACAAGGATCTGATTCTTCAGGTGCTGAGCATGTACGATTCGTCGGCCGAGCGCGAGAACCAGATCAAGAACATGTCGTCGGTTTACGGCGAACTCAAAGAGGACGTGCTGCCGAAACTGCGCCGCGCCCAGCTGGTCAACAACATGGAGATCACCGGTAAGAGCGACGCCGAGATGCAGGCGCTGGTCAACAGCGGCAAGCTCGATGAGCTGAACAACGAGGAACTGCTCCACGTCGCCACGCTGATTGAGGATAATGCCTTGAAGGCGAAGGTGCTGGAGTACGCCGCCAAGAAGTACGACGATTCGCGCGCCTACACCAACCTCGGTGCCGCCTATCTCCAAATGGACGACGCCGACAAGGCGCTGGCCGCATTGACGCAGGCCGTGAAGCTCGGCGGCAACACGCAGGAGCTGAACTCGAACCTGGCACTGGCCAACCTGGCTGCCGGTAACGTGGACGAGGCGAAGAAGTACGCCGCTGCCGCAGACGCTCAGACCAAGAGCCTGATCGCTGCCGCTCAGGGCCAGTACGGCGACGCCGCTGCCAAGCTCAAAGGCTACAATGCTGCCGTGGCTGCCGTGATGAACAACGACCTGTCGGCTGCCAAGAAGGCGCTGGCCGGCGAGAACTCGGCCGATGCGGATTACCTGCGCGCCGTGATCGCAACCAAGGAGGGCGATATGAAGACTGCCGGCGCCCAGTTGAAGGCTGCCGTCGCCAAGGATTCCGCCCTGGCGAAGAAGGCGTCGAAGGATGTCAACCTCAAGCCCCTGTTCAAGAGCGGTTTCAAGTTCTGA
- the pnp gene encoding polyribonucleotide nucleotidyltransferase: MEEKKLYNAVQKFITLADGREIMIETGKLAKQADGSVVVKQGDTMLLATVVAAKDAKPDTDFMPLQVEYKEKYAACGRYPGGFMKREGKANDSEVLVARLIDRALRPLFPSDYHAEVYVTVNLISADKDIQPDALAGLAASAALAVSDIPFGGPISEVRVARINGEYCINPTFSQMPDVDLDIMVGGTIDNILMVEGEMKEVSEEVMLGAIKFAHEEIKKHCAVQIELSKELGKDVKRTYCHEVNDEELKQTIIAELYDKAYAIATSGTMKHEREDMFNALEAEFAARYTEEELVEKAPLIHRYFHDYVQKKAMRNMILDEGKRLDGRRTDEIRPIWCETDYLPAAHGSGLFTRGETQALATVTLGTKMDEKVKDEVLVQGTEQFVLHYNFPPFSTGEAKAARGLSRREIGHGHLAWRALKPMIPLGEENPYAVRVVSDILESNGSSSMATVCAGTLALMDAGVKLRKPVSGIAMGLISDSESGKWAVLSDILGDEDHLGDMDFKVTGTRDGITATQMDIKVDGLSYEVLAAALEQARKGRLHILDILTDCIAAPRADYKPFVPRLVQIHIPKDSIGAVIGPGGKVIQEIQKQTGTTITITEDDQKGIVDVFGVEKSAIDAALQRIKEIVAVPEIGETYHGKIKSIVPFGAFVEIMPGKEALLHISEIDWKRFETMEESGLKEGEMIDVKLIGVDEKTGKLKLSHRALLPKPEGYVERERRPRGDRERRRDDRHRD, from the coding sequence ATGGAAGAAAAGAAGCTGTACAACGCCGTTCAGAAGTTCATCACGCTCGCCGACGGACGCGAGATCATGATCGAGACCGGCAAACTGGCCAAGCAGGCCGACGGCTCGGTTGTCGTGAAACAGGGCGATACGATGCTCCTTGCGACGGTCGTGGCCGCCAAAGATGCAAAACCCGACACGGACTTCATGCCGTTGCAGGTGGAATACAAGGAGAAATACGCCGCATGCGGCCGCTATCCGGGCGGTTTCATGAAGCGTGAGGGCAAGGCCAACGACAGCGAGGTGCTCGTAGCGCGTCTGATCGACCGTGCGCTGCGCCCGCTCTTCCCGTCGGACTACCACGCCGAGGTCTACGTGACGGTCAACCTCATCTCGGCCGACAAGGACATCCAGCCCGACGCGCTGGCCGGTCTGGCCGCCTCGGCCGCACTGGCCGTGTCGGACATCCCCTTCGGCGGCCCGATTTCGGAGGTGCGCGTGGCGCGCATCAACGGCGAGTACTGCATCAACCCGACCTTCTCGCAGATGCCCGACGTCGACCTGGACATCATGGTCGGCGGTACGATCGACAACATCCTGATGGTCGAGGGCGAGATGAAAGAGGTTTCGGAGGAGGTGATGCTCGGAGCGATCAAGTTCGCGCACGAGGAGATCAAGAAGCACTGCGCCGTACAGATCGAACTTTCGAAGGAGCTGGGCAAGGACGTGAAGCGTACCTACTGCCACGAGGTCAACGACGAGGAGCTCAAACAGACGATCATCGCCGAACTCTACGACAAGGCCTACGCCATCGCCACGAGCGGCACGATGAAGCACGAGCGCGAGGATATGTTCAATGCATTGGAGGCCGAGTTCGCCGCCCGCTACACGGAGGAGGAGCTGGTGGAGAAGGCCCCGCTCATCCACCGCTATTTCCACGACTACGTGCAGAAGAAGGCGATGCGCAACATGATTCTCGACGAGGGCAAGCGTCTCGACGGCCGTCGCACGGACGAGATCCGTCCGATCTGGTGCGAGACCGACTACCTGCCCGCAGCCCATGGTTCGGGCCTCTTCACACGAGGCGAGACGCAGGCGCTGGCCACTGTTACGCTCGGCACGAAGATGGACGAGAAGGTCAAGGACGAGGTGCTCGTGCAGGGTACCGAGCAGTTCGTGCTCCACTATAATTTCCCGCCCTTCTCGACGGGCGAGGCGAAGGCCGCCCGCGGTCTGAGCCGTCGTGAGATCGGCCACGGCCACCTGGCATGGCGCGCCCTCAAACCGATGATTCCGCTGGGCGAGGAGAATCCCTACGCCGTGCGCGTCGTGTCGGACATTCTGGAATCGAACGGTTCGTCGTCGATGGCCACCGTTTGCGCCGGTACGCTGGCCCTCATGGATGCCGGCGTGAAACTGCGCAAGCCCGTGTCGGGCATCGCCATGGGTCTGATCTCGGATTCCGAGAGCGGCAAGTGGGCCGTGCTGTCGGACATCCTGGGCGACGAGGATCATCTGGGCGACATGGACTTCAAGGTGACGGGTACCCGCGACGGTATCACCGCCACGCAAATGGATATCAAGGTCGACGGCCTCTCCTACGAGGTGCTGGCCGCCGCGTTGGAGCAGGCGCGCAAGGGGCGTCTGCATATTCTGGACATCCTGACCGACTGCATCGCCGCGCCGCGCGCCGACTACAAGCCGTTCGTGCCGCGTCTGGTGCAGATCCACATCCCGAAGGATTCGATCGGCGCCGTGATCGGCCCGGGCGGAAAGGTGATCCAGGAGATTCAGAAGCAGACCGGTACCACCATTACCATTACGGAGGACGACCAGAAGGGTATCGTCGACGTCTTCGGTGTGGAGAAATCGGCGATCGACGCTGCGTTGCAGCGTATCAAGGAGATCGTTGCCGTGCCCGAAATCGGCGAGACCTACCACGGTAAGATCAAGTCGATCGTGCCGTTCGGCGCGTTCGTCGAGATCATGCCCGGCAAGGAGGCGCTGCTCCATATCTCGGAGATCGACTGGAAACGGTTCGAGACGATGGAGGAGAGCGGCCTGAAAGAGGGCGAGATGATCGACGTGAAACTCATCGGCGTCGACGAGAAGACCGGCAAGCTGAAACTCTCGCACCGCGCGCTTCTTCCGAAGCCCGAAGGATATGTCGAGCGTGAACGCCGTCCGCGGGGCGACCGCGAGCGTCGCCGCGACGACCGGCACCGCGACTGA
- the rpsO gene encoding 30S ribosomal protein S15, producing MAYLTAEKKQELFGQYGKSNTDTGSPESQIALFSYRISHLTEHMKSNRHDFGTQRALLRLVGKRRQLLEYLKEIDIERYRAIIKTLNLRK from the coding sequence ATGGCTTATTTAACAGCAGAAAAAAAGCAGGAGCTTTTCGGTCAGTACGGAAAGTCCAACACCGACACGGGTTCGCCTGAGAGCCAGATCGCGTTGTTCTCTTACCGTATCAGCCACCTTACGGAGCACATGAAGAGCAACCGTCACGACTTCGGTACGCAGCGCGCGCTGCTGCGTTTGGTCGGCAAGCGCCGCCAGTTGCTCGAGTACCTCAAGGAGATCGACATCGAGCGCTATCGCGCCATCATCAAGACGCTCAATCTCCGTAAATAG
- a CDS encoding FAD:protein FMN transferase yields MKFSAYRLVLLLAALLCMAGCRPSTHYVTVEGSVLGTTFRIKARTTLPADEIYTEVMALDEEMKHSMSIFDETSLLSRINRGESDSLDSHLIYNILAADSVSRLSDGMYDITVKPLVEAWGFAGKEGQKTPNIDSILPLVGYRKIRIEGNRLVKDDPRIQLDFNSIGKGYMVDLIARMLERNGSENYLVTIAGSGRCRGVNEQGGKWRIGIETPYDNNFSDRDLQRIAEVTDISYTTSGNYRRFYYTPDGRKIAHTIDPVTGRSAVSRLLSATVFCDNAARADALGTMFMSLGSERAVAKARELEREGVMAYFIFATEKADGRQRDESPDDYETWASPALEKLLKR; encoded by the coding sequence ATGAAATTCTCCGCATACCGCCTCGTCCTGCTCCTCGCAGCGCTGCTCTGCATGGCCGGCTGCCGCCCGTCGACGCACTACGTCACGGTCGAGGGTTCCGTACTCGGAACGACCTTCCGCATCAAAGCCCGGACGACCCTGCCGGCCGACGAAATCTACACCGAAGTCATGGCGCTCGACGAAGAGATGAAACATTCGATGTCGATCTTCGACGAGACGTCGCTGCTGAGCCGCATCAACCGCGGCGAGAGCGACTCGCTCGACAGCCACCTGATCTACAACATTCTGGCCGCCGACTCCGTGAGCCGTCTGAGCGACGGCATGTACGACATCACCGTCAAACCGCTCGTCGAAGCGTGGGGTTTCGCCGGAAAAGAGGGACAGAAAACACCGAACATCGATTCGATCCTGCCGCTGGTGGGCTACCGCAAAATCCGCATCGAAGGGAACCGGCTCGTCAAGGACGATCCGCGCATCCAGCTCGACTTCAACTCGATCGGCAAGGGCTACATGGTCGACCTGATCGCCCGCATGCTCGAACGAAACGGCTCGGAGAACTACCTGGTGACGATCGCAGGCAGCGGCCGCTGCCGGGGTGTGAACGAGCAGGGCGGAAAATGGCGCATCGGCATCGAAACCCCTTACGACAACAATTTCTCGGACCGGGATCTGCAACGTATCGCGGAGGTGACCGACATCAGCTACACCACTTCGGGCAACTACCGCCGCTTCTACTATACCCCCGACGGCCGCAAGATCGCACACACGATCGACCCCGTCACAGGCCGGAGCGCCGTCTCGCGGCTGCTCTCGGCCACGGTCTTCTGCGACAATGCCGCACGCGCCGACGCGCTGGGGACGATGTTCATGTCGCTCGGCTCGGAACGCGCCGTGGCGAAGGCCCGCGAACTGGAACGCGAAGGGGTGATGGCCTACTTCATCTTCGCTACCGAGAAGGCCGACGGGCGACAGCGCGACGAATCCCCCGACGATTACGAAACATGGGCTTCGCCGGCCCTCGAAAAACTGTTGAAACGTTAA
- a CDS encoding YegS/Rv2252/BmrU family lipid kinase, which produces MQKALFLYNPAAGRGRIARNVGGIVDIFSENGWELTPEKIDFGRNPFDAHPDIRMVVAAGGDGTVNYVVNRMRERGLSLELGIIPAGTANDFAGIVGMAKNPLEAARQIVTGEVQALDCGVVNGLHFVNIFSFGIFTTTSQRTPDERKHRLGKLAYIMEGIKELRHMHAIPLHVRTESGEFDFNALMALVFNGETAGGFRLANTSSVRDGMFDCLLLEKRNFLVSCFAMVRYLCGGHPRSVRHLRAATLQISSPIDEPTDVDGQRGARFPLDVRCLPGLLRVVCPRDGRR; this is translated from the coding sequence ATGCAAAAAGCGCTCTTTCTCTACAATCCCGCCGCAGGACGCGGCCGCATCGCCCGCAACGTCGGGGGCATCGTGGACATCTTCTCCGAAAACGGGTGGGAACTCACGCCCGAAAAGATCGACTTCGGACGCAACCCGTTCGACGCGCATCCCGACATCCGTATGGTCGTCGCCGCCGGCGGCGACGGCACGGTCAATTACGTCGTCAACCGGATGCGCGAACGGGGGCTGTCGCTCGAACTGGGCATCATCCCCGCAGGCACGGCCAACGATTTCGCCGGCATCGTCGGCATGGCCAAGAACCCGCTCGAAGCGGCCCGACAGATCGTCACGGGCGAGGTGCAGGCGCTCGATTGCGGCGTGGTCAACGGACTGCATTTCGTCAACATCTTCTCGTTCGGCATCTTCACCACCACTTCGCAGCGCACGCCCGACGAACGCAAGCACCGTCTGGGCAAGCTGGCCTATATCATGGAGGGCATCAAGGAGCTGCGCCATATGCACGCCATTCCGCTGCATGTGCGCACCGAGAGCGGGGAGTTCGATTTCAACGCACTCATGGCACTCGTCTTCAACGGCGAGACGGCCGGCGGGTTCCGGCTGGCCAACACGTCGAGCGTGCGCGACGGAATGTTCGACTGCCTGCTGCTCGAAAAGCGCAACTTCCTCGTATCCTGCTTCGCCATGGTACGCTACCTCTGCGGCGGCCATCCCCGCAGCGTCCGGCACCTGCGCGCAGCGACGTTGCAGATCTCCTCGCCCATCGACGAACCCACCGACGTCGACGGCCAGCGGGGCGCCCGCTTCCCGCTCGACGTGCGCTGCCTGCCCGGCCTGCTGCGCGTGGTATGCCCGCGCGACGGCAGAAGATAA